ACACGCCCGTGGCTTCAGACTCGTTGCTCCTGCTCACGGGAACACGTCAGGGGGAGCTAGCGGTGATTGAGCGCACCCCAAAGCGCAGCGCCGTGCGTCGGGCCGAAGGTGGGGTCCTCAGCGTCACCAACGACTATAGGGCTCTCCCCGATGGAGCGGAGAATAGCCCGAGCCTCATCGCGCAGACCTCCTGCGCTCGCTTCGATCGCATTCGCGAGTTGCTACGGGAACCTGCAACCGACTACGACACTTGTCTGCATTACCTCGAGGATCCAGGCGTTCGCATGGACATGACGATGCAGCAGATGGTGTTCTACGCACGGTCTGGCGAGTATCGCGTCAGGACCCAGTCAGACCTCACTGACTGACAAGATCGTGTACGTGAAACGCGACACGCGGAAGGTGATGGCGAGGCGCATTCCGGTGTCGGGATTGTGGGCGACCACATCAATATCGGTATCCTCGGGGATCCCTTCGAGGTCGCGAAAGGTCTCTCCGGCCGGTGTGCCATGGGAGTAGGACACCCAGTTCCAGTACGGGGACAACGACGCGCGGTAGTCGTAGACCGTCTCGAAGTCATCGAGTCCAAGGACCACCGCGAGCACCCCAGAGCCATCGCCGTCGTCCACCGTCGCCAACTCGCAGCTGGACGCGGAGTAGTAGTAGAAGTTCCCGTAGAAGAGCGTGGCGTGCAGCTTCCCGAGCTCCATGCTGAGCGGGGGTGAGCATTCCGTGGGGAACTGATACTCACCGCCGGTTCCGCCGGAGTTCATCCCGCTCGCCCCGCCAGCACTCATGCCAGCGCTGCCTCCCTGACCGCCGGTCCCAGCGGCTTGGTCGCTGCTGGTTTGGCCGCAGCCCAAAGCGAGCAGCGCAGGCAACAGCAGGGCCCCCAGTCGACGCTTCCACATACCCTGACGCTAGCGCCACGCGTTCGCAGCTTCAAAGAAACGCGAGCTGCGCCGCCCGGGGCTAGTTGCGCTCCACCAGGGACAGCACGGTGAACTGCGTGCCGGAGAGCCGGAACACCACGTCCACCTCGTGTTGCGGGTCTGCCTTCTCGCTCAGCGTGACGCTGATGTTGGTGTCCTCGGGCAGCGGGCGGATCTCCGCTTCGCTCACCAGCTCACCCTCGGAGTAGCTCACCCAGTCCCAGGTGAACGCGTCCGCGGAGTAGAGGTGATACTGCCCGCTGGTCGAGGTCCCACGGAAGACGCTGAACGGCCCGACCGCCGACGTCTGTCCCGTGATGCGGCAACTCGAATCGGAGAAGTACTCGAAGCTCGCGAACTCGGCTAGCGGGGCGATCTCCCGCATCTCACCTGATAGCGGGAAGTCGCAACTCGTTGGGAGCCCCCCAGTGCCGCCGTTGCCGACGCCTGCACTGCCACCGAAGTTGCTTCCGGCGGAGGCGTTGCCACCAGCACCACTGCCAGCAGTCAAGAAGCCGCCCGCACCGCCCTGGGTGTTACCAGAGCTGCCACCTGCACCGCTGCTCGAGTCATCTCCGCCACAGCCAACGAGACACAAAGAAGGGAGCAGCAAAGCGACCAGACCAGCCCGAAGTGCGTTTGCCATCCTCTCCAGATACGCGAGATGTCGCGGTGGTCATCCTTCGGAAATGCAAATGCGAATGCATCGCCCCACGCGAGCGCTGCCCTTGCCCGCCACGCCGAGCTCTGCTGAAGTTAGCACAGTGGGGATTTCCAAAGAACTGCGTCTGGCGGCGTTCGGGCTCTCGGCGCTCGTCATCGCGCCTACCGCCCAAGCCCAGCAGACGAGCGACGGAAGCCAAGCTCACGTCAAACTTCAGGGCAACAGCCTGAGCTTCTACCGCAAGCAGACGTCTGGATACGCAAGCGGCGGTTCCGTGCGACTCAAGTCCGGCTACTACGAACGCGTGTGCAGCGCACCCTGTGACGTCGTGCTGCCGACGGGAACGCAACAACTCGCCATCTCGAGCGATGGGGATCCGGTGGAGACCAATGCAGTCGAGATCACCGGCGACGGGAGCCTCGAGGCGGACTACGAGTCGCGCCAAGGCACCCGGACACTAGGCGTCGTCATCGCGGTGGTCGGGAGCGTGATTGGTGCGTCGATCCTGTCGTATGGGGTGACGAAGGATGAAGGCGGCCTGCCGTTCACCCTGGGCGGTGTGGGCACGATGGTGGGCTCGATGCTGGCGGGAATGCTCCTCGTCCTGAGCACCCCAGACGAAGCGAACGTGCGATTCATCCCGAGTGCGCCGAGTCCGCCCGAGCGACATGCCGACACGGGTGGAGCCGACACCGCCAGTCTCAATCTCGTCTACACCCCTGGCCTACAGCTGAGCGTGGCGTTCTAGACAGACGGAGAAACCTAGAACTCAGCGTCATTGGTGACAAACGCGAATGCCTCGCGCATCAACCGGTCACCTTGACCGTGGAAGTCGGAGTGCCCCGCCGACTCGATGCTGCGGAAACGCGTCGTCACCCCCGCCCGTTCCCAGCTCTCCGCGGTGAGGCGCGCCGGCCACGTGTTTTCATGCTCACCTGCGAAGAACCAGACCCGAGCGCCTGCGAGCCCACTGCCGGATTGCTGACGAAAAAGGCTGTTGAGCACCAAGCGATCATATCTCTGCGGAAATTTTTTCGAGAGCGCAATGGCGACCACTGCTCCTAGCGAGGAGCCAACGGCCAGGATGCGTTCGGGCGGTGGGTGTCCCAAGTAGATGGTGAGCGAGCGGCGGATCCGAGCGTCCACACGAACGGGGTCCGCCGACCACGAGCGCAGGGCGCCGTCACACGGCCGATCCCCCTGGAGCGCAATGAAGCGCCCGTATTTCGCCGCAGCAAACTGGAAGGCCTGCAAATAGCCAAGGCCGTGCCCACAGTGGCCGTGCAACACCACGCCCACCACGCCTTCCTCGTTTCCACCTTGCAACGCAAACACAGGCAAGTCATCGGGCACGTCCAGGGACACGACTCGGACCTCGGGTTTGGGGGTGAGGGCACGAGGCGGCGGCGCCGTCTGGGCTCCCCCAGTGTTCTGTGGCGGCGCTGCTCGCTCCGCAGAAGGCTCGCTGCAGCTACAGCCGCAGAGCAAGCTGGCCAGCAGCGCGAGCCCATGACGATTGAAGATCACCCACAGTCATCGGTCGAAACCGTGCGCCGTGACACGCTAGGGCTTCACTGCTGCGCGGGTGCTGCGCCAGACTGTTGCTCGATCAGCGCCTTGAGCTCAGCCTCGGGGTTGCCCTGCCCCATGTAGATGATCCAACCGAGCTGCCCGCCTTGGCCGTCTTTGCGAGGAACGACGGCGATCAAGGACTGGATGGCGCTCTGTCCGGCGAACGTCTTGCCATCGAAGCTGATCTGCATCGGCCCGTTCTTGAACGTCACGAACCAGAAGTGTTGCTTCGCGCGAAACACCACCGGCTGCCGACTGCCGCCTTCGCTCACCCCGAGGAAGGCAAAATAGACGGGGATCACGTCACCCTGTTGGAACTCGTACCAGACCTGGTCTTCCTTCTCGGCGTCGGCCAACTGCTGAGGTGTCGCTGTCGCCACGCGAATCTTTGGCCCAGTAGCCCGGGGGACACAGGCGGCGCCAAACGAGAGCAGCCCCACCAAGGCCATCAACGGGAGTCGACTTGAAAGCTTCATCGCGCGCTGGGTAGTGCCCCCAACCGTGTGGGTCAAGCTGCTCAAAGGTGCGAATCGCACGGGGTCCGACGGCGCCGCTCGGAGGGAGCGCCAGCCAGGACAAGCGGAAGGCTGTCGACAACGGCGGGAGCGTCGCGAGTCCGCTTGTGTGATTGGCCGGCTTGAGCGACCGCGCGGCCGCGACGGCGCAAAGAACGCGTCACCTGGCTCCGAGATTGTCGTCCTCACCTCGATCTGCGAAAACTCGCGACGCTCATGCGCCTTCGTCATTTGCTCCCCATCGCAAGCCTCGCACTCTCTACTCTCACCATCTCTCCGCGCGTCCGGGCGGAGACACCGCCCGACGTCGTTCTGCTGAAGAACGGCGGTATGCTGCGCGGAACGATCGAAGAGATGGATCCTCAAGGCAACGTCACGATCGAGCTCGCCAATGGGGAAAAGCGCACCTTCCCCATGACCGACGTCAACTACGCAGGCATCGCGTCAGGCGTGCCCAGCGCCGAGCCGGGGCCTACGCGCGCGCCTGCACCACCGACGGCCGCGCCGCCCAGCGTGGCTCCACCTCCGGCACCGCCGCCGGGCGCCCCTCAGCCGGCTCCCCAAGGCAACTTTGGCGGCAGTCAACCGTTGGTGACAGTCCATGGAACCGAAGCGCGGCTCCAGCTACGCGGAAATGGGGTGACTTTCCACCGCAAGGCGGGCACCGGCACGGGCTCGGGGTACTCCAACGGGCAAAGTGTGACCATCATCACCAAGATGTACGAGTCGATGTGCTCCTCTCCGTGTGAAGTATCGATGCCGCGGGGAAGATACTCCCTCGGGTTGTCACAAGACGGAGATCCGGTCGAGGCGGACCCCGTCGATATCAATGGGGATGGCACGCTGGAGGGGAAATACGTTTCGCGAGCCGGGGTGAGAACCGCGGGTTTGGTGCTGATAATGGGCGGCGCCATCGCTGCATTCGGCGCGTTGTTCGTTGCCGATCCAAACGAATCGAACACCCCCTACTATCTGATCGGGGTGGGCGGTGGGGTTGCGGTTGTTGGGATCCTGCTGCTGGCTGTCCGCGACAGCGCCGAAATCCAGTTCATCCCTGGCGCGCCGGCGAGTCTAACCCACCCGAGCGACTTGCGCGCCGACGGCGGCTCAAGGCCTCGAGGGTTCGATCCTGGGCTCAGCCTCGCGATGTCGTTCTAATCAGGGGCGCGACACAACAGCGTGGGATCTGCGGGTCTCGTGTGATGGATGCTCGGGTTGCACCTGGCGCGCCTCACCCCCAAAATCAGCCGGGGAATCTCGGGCAGAACCTGGATCGTGGCGCAGCTTGGCGCAGTCTGAGTGGGCACGTTATGTGCTGAGAAACGGGGTATGTCGAGAGCGATTGCAGCGTTGGGATTCGTGGGCTTGGTGTCCTTGTTCGGCGGATGCTCGTCGGACCCCGAAGGGGCGGCAGGCGAGTCTTGCCCTGCGGACAAGCCGTTTTATTACGATCTGGGAATGGAGGGGTCCAAGGGCTGCGCCGAGTGCCGGACAGACGACCATTGCCCCGCGGATCGAAAGTGCTCGTCACGCAGCAACACCGGGGTTTACGGGGACATCCCTCGCTGCGTGCCCAGGTCTGGTTGCGACGACGACGACCAGTGTGGGTTCGGTGAGGTGTGCGTCGACAACACCTGCGGTGGCAAGGCGTGCCACTTCTACAGCGATTGCGAGTTCGGCGAGAACTGCGAAGACAACCGCTGCACCCTACTCAGGTGCCCCGAGGCGACACCGTTCATCGGAGTCAGCGAGGGCGGGTACTTCTGCCAGGAGTGCGGCAACAACGAGCAGTGCCCTGACGGAGAGATCTGCCAAACCTGGGATCAGCACAGCGTGTACGGGGCGCCTGGCCGCTGCCGACCGCCTGGCTGCACAAGCATCGACGACTGCCATATGGGTGAGACGTGCGTTGACGCAGAGTGTCTGGTCACCCCTTGAGTCTGGGTTCAGCTTGCTAGCGTCGTGGCTTGAGGGCATGCTCACTGCACTCATCACGTGAGACCTCGCGGATCCGTACAGCTCGCTAGTCTAGGTGGGGTGCCCGTCTACGTGCATTTCACCTTGCCGCTGATCGCATGCGTGGCGGGAGGCTTCGCGTTTCGCCCTTATATGTGGCTCGGCACGCTGGTGGTCGTGGTCATTCACGAGCTGGGGCACATCGTCCTGCTGCGGCGCTATCGCCTCCCGGTGCTTGCCCTGAATCTGCACGGCGCCGGTGGAGAAGCGCACACCAGCGACTGGATCACGCCATGGCAGCGCTGCGTCGTGGCCTGGGGCGGCGTGCTCGCGCAGCTGAGTGTCTTCTTCGTGCTGGGAGGCCTGGCTCGGCTCAAGCTCCTGCCCCACACGGTCAAGGAGCACGATCTCTACGACGCCTTGGTCGGCGCGAATCTGTTGATCGCGTTGGTCAACTTGCTGCCCTTTCCGGGGCTCGATGGGGCTGAAGCCTGGAAGCTTCCGCGCTTCATGTATCTGCGGGGCAAAGGCGCCTACTACGAAGGTCAGCTTCGCAGCGTCGAAGAAGCCAAGAAACGCCTCGAGGCGGAGGACGACGATGCGCCCCCGCCTCGAGATCAACTGCACTGAGAGGTTCGACCGGCGGAACTCAGAAGCCGTCCATGAAGCTGACGGCGCGGTCCCGCTCAAACCCGAGTGAGTTGTAGAAGTTCAAGACGTTGGTGTCGGCCTTCACGAGCGGGGTGATCTTCACCTTGGCCGCCAGCGTGAAGCTGTCACGCAGCCAGGCGATCAGCTTCTTGCCGGTACCAGCGTTGCGCACCTCGGGATCGACGAAGAGCTCCTGGATGAAGAGCACCAGGCCGGTCTCGCGCTCGTACGAGTACGCCATGATGGCACCAGCCACCTTGCCCTCGTGAATGGCCACGAAGCAGCTCTCTGGTTCGATGCCGTGAAACTTACCCAAGTACTTCTGGGCGCCGGCTTCGTTCCAGTCCACCTCGTAGGCCTTCAAGTACAGCCGGGCAACCTCGGGGATGTCAGCCTCCCCCATCCTGCGAATGTCCATGCGCCGATCTACCCACAGGCTCGCCTCGAAGTGAAGGGCGCGACGCCCGCGGCTAAAAGTCGCTGGGGATCTGCCGCGGGAGGTAGCTCGCCAGGTGAACCAGGCGAGCTACTTCGACCCGTTCGCCCTTCACGCGGTAGAGAAAGCCGTGTGCGCCCGGACGGTCTGGCAGTCCGATCTGCACGACCCTGAGCCCAGGCACCACGTCGTCCCTCCGCCGGCCTAGAGTCGGCTGCTCCAGTAGAACGTTTCGATGATCAGCTCGGCGTAGCGTTCGGCCTGAAGCTGCCCGAAGCGCCCGCGGGTGTACGCCAAGACCTCCCGAATGTCTTCAGGCACACGCGGATGGAGCCAGAGCTTCATCACCCCCCGGATCGCGCTGCTCGCCTCACCAGTTCGGCAAAATCTTCGTTTGAAACCTCTTGGCCGACGCCAGCGTCCATTTCGGCGAACAGAGCCTGCAGTTCGTCACGCACGGCGTCGCTACGGGTCTGCTCCTCCCGGAGCATGCGAAACGCGGCCTTGGCTGCCTCCTCGAGCGTCGAATACTTCCCCGCGGCAACGAGGGCCGCAGCGAATCGCGCGTCGTCTGGGCTTAGATGCACTTTTACGGGATCGGACATAGGTGCTCCGGCAGGAGCAGCGTAGCACGCAGAGGAGAGCAACGAAACGAAGCCTACCCATCGAACTCGATCAACGAGCCCACGCTGATCACGCCTTGAGCCACGTACACCTGCTTGCGCACGCCGGGGTCCGCTGCTTTGAGCAAGCCGTCGAGGGCTGCGTTTGCGGCTTTCGCGTAAGCCGGCGGCCCCTCACCGATGGCGTAGCTCACGTCTTTGCACACGCCCATCACGCGAGCCAGGTAGACATCGAAGCCTGCCGCAAACACTCCTAGGATGCCGTCGTCGTCGTAGGCGAAGCAGAGCACCGGCAGCTCACCTTCCGCATCAGCGTGTGCGCCATACAGGAACACGGCGCTCATCTCGGGACACATCTGGGGCACCCAGAGGCGATAGCACTCCGCCGTCAGCAACGACTCACCCAGCACGCCGAACATCTCGCCCACGTCGGGTACTGCGTCGGCTACGAGTTCCGCGAACGACGCCCCTTGAACCACGCCGTCGGCGATCTCGAGTGGCAACCAGCGCGCGTCGTATTCGAGCCACGCGGCCAGACTCGGCGGCAGCGCCATGCCGTTGCTCAGACGCAGCTCGCTGATCGCCGAAGCGGCGAGCCCTTTGGCAGCCTTCGGCTTCGGCGCGTCGAGCATGCGGTCTGACGGCAGCTCCCCCTCCGCTTGAATGGCCGCGATCACTTCTTCGATGAGAGCCCTACCCCGATTCGCCATACCCGAAATCTAGATGGACTCAGGATCCGCGAGCTACTCAGAACAGCCGCTTGCTATCGAGGAGCAACGTCACCGGACCGTCATTCTCGATGTGGACACGCATATGGGTGCGGAAACGCCCAGTCTCCACTCGGCAGCCTTGGCTCCGCGCCCGCTGACAGAAGCGCTCGAACAGCGCCTCCGCACCCACCGGCTCCATCGCCTGGGTGAAGCTCGGCCGCCGGCCCTTGCGTGCGTCGCCGAGCAGGGTGAACTGACTGATGGCGAGCAGCGACCCGCCCACGTCGCTGAGGCTCAGGTTCATCTTGCCCTCGCTGTCTTCGAACAAGCGCAGGCCAAGCACCTTGTCAGCTAGCCAGTCAGCGTCGGCTTCGGTGTCGCCTTGAGCGACGCCAACCAACACGGTGTAGCCCTGCTCGATGGTCCCGGCGCGCCCCGGCGCGTCTCCATCCAGCACATCGACGAAGCTCCCAACGACCCGTTGCACCACTGCGCGCATAGCGGGCACATCAGAGCGCCGAACGCTCGCAACAATCAAGCGCGGATGCAGGGAATGGACCTACACCACTCCCCCGAACCGAATGGCTACATGCCCAGACGCTCGTGAAACGTCAGCGGCTCTCGGGAGCCTCGCGACGCCAGGTACGCCCGAGGCAGTACCGAGTCACGCGAGCTAGCGCGCTTCTTGCGGGCGATCAACGCGATCACGAGCAGTATCTCGAACACCAACAGGGTGAGCACCATCCCAGGAGCTTCGGCAAAAAACTGCATCGACCATCCCCCTTATCCGAGTCCCCATCGTCGGCCAAATTATGTACGGAAAAATTCCCAATGGACAGACCGAAGTGCGGGCCCCGAGTCGTTTCCCCATGGACCCACACTGTCGCCCGTCGACGACCCAGTCCTCTACTCGAGCACCCAATCAGGTGAGCTGATCTCTTCAATCTCCTCGATCGAAGGCTGTGAAGCGCGATGCTCGGTCACCACAGCGGCGCTGCGTAGCTTCGAGCGGCTGGACGGTGGCTTCGGCGGAGGCTTGCTCCGATAGCTCCGTGGCCCAGCCAGGAATGACCCCAAATTCAGCGTGGATTTGCCGCTCGGCGGCTCGCTTGGGGGCACGCTGAGGCGTGACCAGTCGATGCCCTCGTTGTCGGCGGCAGGCTCGTCGACCTTGCCAGTCACCGCGATCGCCGTGGCGGGCAGCGCTACCTTCGGAACCTTGATGCGGAGCACTCCGTTGGAGAGTCGCGCGTCGACTTCACCGAGATCGATACCTCGGGGAATCCCGAAGCGACGGTAGTAGCGCACTGCGGCGGAGCGCGGCGCCGATTGCCCAGGCAGGCTTTTCGCGGGACGCTCTCCGCTCAGCACCATCACATCCCCTTCGACTTCGAGGCTGAGCTGCTCCTCTTCGACACCGGGCAAGTCGGCGAAAAACAACAACGAACGGTCGCTTTCATAGCGATCGACACGAGGGCTGACGCTACCGGGTGGCGCACCGAGGGATGAGTTGTCGGGATCTCGTAGGCCGAAGATCCCGCTGAGTGCGGTCTCGTTCATGATGCTCAAACCTTCCGAATTGGAATGCGCTGAGCGCCGCTCTCCGCGGCCTTGCGCAGGGTGATGGTCAACACACCGGCCTCCAAGTGCGCCGCACCACGCGCTGGGTCGACTCGGGTGTAGAGCTTGATCTTGCGTTCGAACTCGAGCTCTGGCCGCTCCCGCTGCACCAGCTCGAAACCGTGCGGAATACGCTCTTTGCGCTTACCGCTGATGTGGATCAGGTCGCGACTCACGCGCACGCTGATGTCGTCCTGAGCCAGGCCGGGTACATCCGCAGAGAGCGTCAGGCTCTCCCCACTGTCGTGGAGTCGAAAGCTCGGGAAGGCGCTCTGCGGCGCTTGGCTTGGGGTCGGCTCATCGTAGAACCAACCTTGATCCAGCTCCTGAGTGTCGCCCTCCGGGGCGCTCCCCTCGGGCGTGTATGAATAGAGAATCTCCTCGATGGCCATGGGCTCGGCTCTTTCTGGCTGACAGGGCTCGGCTCACCCGAGCGGACACGTAGGCTTGTGCAACTTCGGGGCCAGCTCGCCGCGCGGCCAACTCACGAGATCCCGCGCATCTGTCTCCACCCAGCGTCGACCGGCTGACACCCCGATGTGGACGCCTTGACCCCACTCACCCCAAGACTCGGCACCCAAGGCTCAGCGAAGCCACGGGTCGGAACTGATAACCTTGTCGAGCTTGCCCATGGACTCACCGCGTCAAACTCTGTCTCAGTCGCTGCGGGCGCTGCTCCTGGGTTTGGGGGTGAGTGTGTTTGCGCCGGGGGCGCTCTACGGCTGCGCCTCGGGAGGCGCCGAGCAACCAACGTACACGCCCCCGACCTACTACAAGCCCGGCGCGTCCCTCTCCCGCGTGAGCTGCACCTGCCTCGCCTGCGTCTCCGCCGCTGCGTGCGAGGGCCGCGCTCCCATGGCGCGCGACGAAATGGGCTGCGAAGACGGCTTCAGCATGCAGCAGTCCACGCGCTTCGAGGCGACCGTCAGCAGCTGTCAACCAAGCTGCTTCAAGCGCAACTGGAGCGTGCCCCAAGAAGTCGAGTGCGACGATCGGCGGCCCGACGACTGCTGCGCCGACTATTGAGAACTCGAACGCCTAGGCCGGCTCCGCCAGCGCCTCGGCGAAGCCGTCTTTCAGGCTTCTCGCGCGGAAACCCAGGTCGCGCTCTGCCTTGCTGGTATCAAAGCCGACCCAAATCGGTAGCGGCAAGCTCAAGATGATGGGTGGCCGCCCTGGTGACGCGCCCTGGCGCACCAGCTCCCGAAACACCTCCGGCAGGGGCGTCGGTGGGCCGCTCAGGTTGTACGCCTCGCCGACGCTCCGCGGATTCCCGAGCGCACCGACCACCGCCTGGGCCACATCGCCCGCGTGCACCAGCGGCATCCCGACCCGGGGCAGCGGCAAGAGCGGCAACTTCAAGCGCTTGAGCAGGCGAGGCATCAGCTTCGGATCCCGAGAGCCATAGACCGGGCCTGGCCGCAGGCTCGTCACGTCGAGGCCGAGGCGCTCCGCTTCGCTCCACGCCAAGTCTTCTGCCAGCGCCTTGCTGTGAGCATAGCGCCAGTCCGTGGTGAGATCGCTCACCGACAGCTGACGTCTCCCCGCGGCAACGGCATCCGTATCGAAGCGCGGCGCGTCTTCGCTTTGCCAACGCAGCGGCCGGTTGTTGTAGACCGCGACGCTGCTGATGTAGACCACCCGCTTGACCCCAGCGCGGGCCGCTGCGGCGAAGGTGTTCTTCACACCGGTGGTGTTGCCGCGCACCAGCTCGTCCAGCGTGCCCTGGTTCGAGCCCAGCGCCGCGTTCGCGATCACCGCATCACAGCCCGCAAAGGCCTCCGCCATCGCGTCGACTTCCGCTAGATCCGCGCGGCGTAGCGCCACACCACGCTCTTCGAGCCAACTGGCTTTGCCTGGACTCCGAACGAC
This Polyangiaceae bacterium DNA region includes the following protein-coding sequences:
- a CDS encoding GNAT family N-acetyltransferase, which translates into the protein MDIRRMGEADIPEVARLYLKAYEVDWNEAGAQKYLGKFHGIEPESCFVAIHEGKVAGAIMAYSYERETGLVLFIQELFVDPEVRNAGTGKKLIAWLRDSFTLAAKVKITPLVKADTNVLNFYNSLGFERDRAVSFMDGF
- a CDS encoding type II toxin-antitoxin system ParD family antitoxin is translated as MSDPVKVHLSPDDARFAAALVAAGKYSTLEEAAKAAFRMLREEQTRSDAVRDELQALFAEMDAGVGQEVSNEDFAELVRRAARSGG
- a CDS encoding D-tyrosyl-tRNA(Tyr) deacylase encodes the protein MRAVVQRVVGSFVDVLDGDAPGRAGTIEQGYTVLVGVAQGDTEADADWLADKVLGLRLFEDSEGKMNLSLSDVGGSLLAISQFTLLGDARKGRRPSFTQAMEPVGAEALFERFCQRARSQGCRVETGRFRTHMRVHIENDGPVTLLLDSKRLF
- a CDS encoding Hsp20/alpha crystallin family protein, whose product is MNETALSGIFGLRDPDNSSLGAPPGSVSPRVDRYESDRSLLFFADLPGVEEEQLSLEVEGDVMVLSGERPAKSLPGQSAPRSAAVRYYRRFGIPRGIDLGEVDARLSNGVLRIKVPKVALPATAIAVTGKVDEPAADNEGIDWSRLSVPPSEPPSGKSTLNLGSFLAGPRSYRSKPPPKPPSSRSKLRSAAVVTEHRASQPSIEEIEEISSPDWVLE
- a CDS encoding Hsp20/alpha crystallin family protein, with amino-acid sequence MAIEEILYSYTPEGSAPEGDTQELDQGWFYDEPTPSQAPQSAFPSFRLHDSGESLTLSADVPGLAQDDISVRVSRDLIHISGKRKERIPHGFELVQRERPELEFERKIKLYTRVDPARGAAHLEAGVLTITLRKAAESGAQRIPIRKV
- a CDS encoding NAD-dependent epimerase/dehydratase family protein, with protein sequence MTSESGAATRETVAGRSVAVTGASGFVGSHIALALAAAGAEAVGVVRSPGKASWLEERGVALRRADLAEVDAMAEAFAGCDAVIANAALGSNQGTLDELVRGNTTGVKNTFAAAARAGVKRVVYISSVAVYNNRPLRWQSEDAPRFDTDAVAAGRRQLSVSDLTTDWRYAHSKALAEDLAWSEAERLGLDVTSLRPGPVYGSRDPKLMPRLLKRLKLPLLPLPRVGMPLVHAGDVAQAVVGALGNPRSVGEAYNLSGPPTPLPEVFRELVRQGASPGRPPIILSLPLPIWVGFDTSKAERDLGFRARSLKDGFAEALAEPA